One Gossypium hirsutum isolate 1008001.06 chromosome A11, Gossypium_hirsutum_v2.1, whole genome shotgun sequence genomic window carries:
- the LOC107957045 gene encoding uncharacterized protein produces the protein MEDELATLNLMDEEEDAFSKDASVVDNEYKYCLVGLCLIDSTVHFLSLRNTMADLWYPIGGVFISDLGERIYLLCFFHDIDINRILSGTPWFFNNHLLILHKIQPGEDPILVPLSTSKFWIQIHDLPIGMMTKATAKQFGNFLGQFVEYDAPIPTMGIQKFMRIRGRLDVTMPLKRKKKILIGKERLVYARFQYEKLSLFCFIYNRLGHGESFCLLRTKIDPSRIIFGWDISLRAVEKHWNSSTTKWLREADGSIGKKRKRMVGGGNVRSAKVVEENTQDQSASSTG, from the exons ATGGAGGACGAACTAGCAACTTTGAATCTAATGGATGAGGAAGAGGATGCGTTCAGTAAGGACGCCTCGGTGGTAGATAATGAGTACAAGTATTGTCTGGTAGGACTTTGCTTAATAGATAGCACGGTTCACTTCCTTTCATTAAGAAATACCATGGCCGATCTATGGTACCCAATTGGAGGGGTCTTTATTTCGGATCTTGGAGAGAGAATATAcctactctgtttctttcatgaTATTGATATTAATAGAATACTATCAGGTACCCCTTGGTTTTTTAACAACCATTTGTTAATCCTGCATAAGATTCAACCTGGTGAAGATCCTATTTTGGTGCCACTGTCAACCTCTAAATTTTGGATTCAAATCCATGATTTACCCATAGGGATGATGACTAAAGCAACGGCCAAGCAATTTGGAAATTTTCTGGGGCAGTTTGTGGAATATGATGCCCCTATCCCAACAATGGGGATTCAGAAATTCATGCGCATTAGAGGCCGCCTGGATGTGACTATGCCATTGAAACGAAAAAAGAAAATCTTGATTGGGAAGGAACGGTTGGTTTATGCACGGTTCCAATATGAGAAGTTGagtttattttgtttcatttacaATAGGCTTGGGCACGGGGAAAGCTTTTGCCTATTAAGAACAAAAATTGATCCCTCAAGAATTATTTTTGGCTGGGATATCTCGCTTAGGGCGGTAGAGAAGCATTGGAATTCCTCGACAACTAAATGGCTACGGGAAGCTGATGGCTCGATCG GAAAGAAACGAAAGCGAATGGTTGGTGGTGGAAATGTCAGATCTGCAAAAGTTGTGGAGGAAAACACCCAGGATCAATCAGCTAGCTCTACAGGGTAG